In Hydractinia symbiolongicarpus strain clone_291-10 chromosome 4, HSymV2.1, whole genome shotgun sequence, the following proteins share a genomic window:
- the LOC130641866 gene encoding SEC14-like protein 2, with protein MTDNAAFKVLQKYYPGGFFGNDKDGRPVFIEPLGTVDFIGILHSAKVEDIVEFKRRHCEEGKQRCFKQEEKLGKALVTYTTLLLDAEGGGRKHLWKPGLNSYQAVIRMYEEEFPNLRERIIVVNAPMIFPIIFALIKPFLSQATKDKVKVFGSDWKESLLKYIDKDNLPEYYGGTCKDENGSPKCEQYICYGGEVPKSYYVTENVNFDSFETITVKAGSKATIAHEVKIANSKIKYQFITSDYNIEFSVDVETEGGENINIYPKTKKASHLIMEEGEITCKQTGNYLFTFDNSYSWIRGKEVFYMIKVEES; from the coding sequence ATGACAGACAACGCTGCTTTCaaagttttacaaaaatattaccCTGGTGGCTTTTTTGGAAACGATAAAGATGGAAGACCTGTTTTTATCGAGCCGTTAGGTACAGTGGACTTCATTGGAATTTTGCATTCTGCTAAGGTAGAGGACATTGTCGAATTTAAGCGAAGACACTGTGAAGAAGGCAAGCAACGCTGCTTCAAACAAGAAGAAAAACTTGGTAAAGCTCTTGTTACATATACAACGCTATTGTTAGATGCTGAAGGTGGAGGAAGAAAGCATTTGTGGAAACCAGGCCTTAATTCTTATCAAGCTGTAATTCGCATGTACGAAGAGGAGTTTCCCAACTTACGCGAACGAATTATCGTGGTAAATGCGCCCATGATTTTCCCAATCATCTTCGCActtattaaaccttttttaagtCAAGCAACTAAGGACAAAGTCAAAGTTTTCGGAAGTGACTGGAAAGAGTCTCTTTTAAAATACATTGATAAGGACAACCTCCCAGAATATTATGGCGGCACTTGCAAAGACGAGAACGGCAGTCCGAAATGCGAACAGTATATCTGCTACGGAGGAGAGGTGCCCAAATCGTATTACGTGACGGAAAATGTTAATTTTGATTCTTTTGAGACGATCACAGTAAAGGCTGGCTCCAAAGCAACAATAGCGCACGAAGTTAAGATAGCAAACAGTAAAATTAAATACCAATTCATCACGTCTGATTATAACATAGAGTTCTCAGTCGACGTGGAAACAGAAGGCGGAGAAAATATCAACATATACCCCAAAACTAAAAAAGCATCGCATCTTATAATGGAGGAGGGTGAAATAACTTGTAAACAAACAGGGAACTATTTGTTTACGTTTGATAATTCTTACAGTTGGATTAGAGGAAAAGAAGTCTTCTACATGATAAAAGTGGAGGAGAGCTGA